In Daphnia magna isolate NIES linkage group LG5, ASM2063170v1.1, whole genome shotgun sequence, a single genomic region encodes these proteins:
- the LOC116922735 gene encoding protein unc-80 homolog isoform X2 has protein sequence MDSGTKQKKKNATDQPVSEDIVPLHIQTFLWRQTSSFLRPKIGKMHEASCIFCQQAPGHHEMKEACKSLEKILVQNIRVGLSPNFTEAIRSISRWKFVQSSLPHVMLCTAQLIERKETNNLQNVGTAASKLLYTLHWTLLDAAEECADADREAGIAPREPFPYIFPLTCIQEFVYLFAPLRHLLKEADLQNFRLENGLKIWPALWDYRHPNAQCFTAPVRPKKSTTIRKKANNAATGSVGPAAALSVSNPPTIPTAAVVTPVSGAPLTPRETVTFNDVFIGSIDRDNDIGDARSLLELDTGRLPKDNEFPETIPEETSSTEEEHVVIFRLPSAPDSDGIRDSSIYQAESSIIHPRSYLTADYNGDNGSRLPTTPDPSSSKRLLNVAQESWFQNDTIDPQYPHRRSSVLDDITAATFLDVAVVRCLFIPRWCEEGVHWALQFLFYRLQEISEEMRSRCPQRKRSSSLPVPKIEVSLCSSSYDSKTKETPLNAKSADSFDQSRQYSGSSPPEQTERKEQEINSGQGNHMANTGTGGTKRRKMADLKAFVETRLLSRSHDKMLEKIDFKNSSTAHNNRRQQLLSAPETREEEKYPPSGKRILEKENAIPPRPLSALASVRDDNDYARRSYLMQEPTPLVKGKSMPSLSCLIDELAASGYLGCSTSDHNLPFKKKDTKVSAVSKTNPPPTSHPVITVTDANSSTPGGVKVHHYGTDVEGRASAPTSPLNRSSTDSNIVYPFEDLPEASGASHFVNKDGGFDLHVILEAIHSVTSRADVCSVRVCETSLSVLELLLDLGVVTTPVTSPNISGGNKDGHQQQASGLLGQVDQEELSRHSHGVCVDIVARVFQHVGCPHGCGDSRRDPSSDFIRSQGLLLMAQLHRISGKYFRSFLRQTLICRYTLVEVIDFLHALVGFCVDPGFVLSPISQKRNSRLGGDSGQAGMSYVPNFSSPRTIEGHVINCIFKPFVTRLTASLKFLKSSENVALYCDVRQLLAYIKDVHGGIFRRVLLSGLLDSAARPQQPQDTPPENSGFYKECLQPAGDDCVAPPATFFVVDETSEKSRKGKKNTSEMDGWNEDGNLIRKGSVVHALALSAQRFREKEAKVKQRFPAMGNRSSRKSSQKLGIVGWMRKDRRCQGPNTQGTADEPLDVAQAVAPSLLKLQQRGTGSNNVGVTLQKARRRVEHHLTRIGFGKSRRQIISREATPDPSRRNSPEMDGNGREMFMVIPRERKMVSGPAIYDGMLRLNFLLEACQPGTIPDANLIAAVLDLPQSPVIARAAFLLECAHFVHRCNRGQWPSWMKLNLPFYRPSGPLSNRGTPSGQRRTHILQRLGGRMFFTWAEAIGVRLEEILIDDALCCEDYDAQALDEQRQRILMDEDENEDFLVEASVNPSGRDFPWPLRLAACMLLFEITAFLRDSYRRLPRSTRVSLRSNEANKSGGGNNTGGSLNVASGSFNEQQRGGNPSGGVPSSGIVVSSGESIVHHSVGGGVGGGSGSIALATSVATPASNTAGGRRWSMALSSMGQSQNSAQSLQSITGDGHSIGGVPGERKISFVLHEPDDESLDSSNTTLTFQGDDALEEKRNRRLAQGRPYLLRRSTMSNTGSFKRRSLKLRRSHRESTRRGGDQSDAESIKRSDSMRSKRKVSSISDRSDISDVHMDHDISGEESPGILSDDGQHESPSDGAADIEEGISTRGMPWLRSVLLLSNSFNYQCTHQHVCHPRCFRRQSRACSRMLSSVRRIYGDEPQHQEVVEFLSFSKKPRHHKDHDKKEKINAKGAQSRPGSPLRRRESVANKKERSTNDLLSKASSCHSSSAALSRDLIEHDQWDRSKVMGLQSKHFPNESDAEEHKTKKREDHPMVKYIKFQVMDLFQAPLLVLVKSATVMNDEAFLDIIPIAWELLLDVQKETVAAAAAMFILSAVRCPEPVTLLLNGSLRHPDAIERFKALLKFQVLWRSRYQVWPRMEEGAAHSFKVPPHAIEFTLPSPRIGVESLQVVDPPWMPHVRTRVQEVTLNQDTHRSVVTATKTRKKQQTELVESALKAEEDRKCSERENFCISAVPVTIQASYEPALHHSGADDHDDADDETQQQNRTSAQPLQTAQVLFPSCLCSAIVPIVDLLDDSILTPDGVAVCDLANQVLHSCLVEDTALFLRHVLEKLTREKQDDMFAILRRLLRFVAYLPQQTAFTIHNYLIGYIMFYVRTPMEGSQDLVGNALSLLSMVAPSVQGLLFKDLKQILRKEQCDASILITANVPSAKKIVVHGPNESDSGAIPSQFPIQEDTQFSQILQESLDFFSIDEHRQREFFLVDYRTNQIHNPSAYVRDYYFFKRSQYPQLNLVHMDPVRAHDALQKQAFTEKMVELGKVQFVTSVLKSSNQIVARVLFLHEELMKLPSFPRKALEADLSLYSNGCMGKELSALDFMHKLSWVKLIRQMFEAMVGNFAYSGDIHLFINVINGALVLYCEDAVMLRFCMATYINAGHQFRNVFALNGYSLIIPTILRIYSNYQSNPLVARTVEFTTQQFYIMHRKPFMLQLFGSVAPLLDTDANAVYGDASKVRVQSLFRLLLSLERVGVDPLHLLDLVAAEKPLKALDFCYHGESDTINILDSIAIAVMGASYAIDTHRGHQLLMILEAIVPAYLKHLQTSAGRKDPRTEKDILHQLGVAMKTLISNAEALTKNYSGPQRTFEKSPSQKPPMSNRSATLATTIEIDEDSHSRFLGDHFRSSSVPDRGINSNKDDSEAQWQAFRMPRATLLSLVSDYYVMCSARLTELNRKQGQDKTNEPLDVKCNTRLADIAHALLKVSSYDATTMACRGLQQYMTVLMPNGDWSQEPMKQVLNTLFRRLDKIFSKIYKIPSMRKNLDWEAAACLLKGVYLTLRKSPFIVHATPLRSLITTCQSLILGDLSASMSAVDGGSPIHSRSGGGGATRRSSLAPPPAFSSIVVQLVAMQILALGETYSLEQACGGNFVFPTAERTESILLNLLLPLCLRVGSGRKDAPRVRQSDISFALTVVLHALSPPSTQHARMVATKNISSSGAATAGSGGGSGGGTGVGSGDGSRGGSLSVHSGGGTHPQQQRCSSNRATLLQVAFLGMKVLMTCFNHQLSLDWPRVARCIREIGDRRGDGGSAFWNFLIFVATQRGPLFPLILPLMWNKITVPVDGQEEQILRDLLRQKLYGSSEISPLPSGELMDHFLAELMILNDEVTNQREDEAENDNRRSMMADGRSEISNASGNSRRPTMDSNMSRERSYMSRDINLLIAPPGVGLAMTSSNVAQNLRRQWSVRSENRSIIPGVGMTQRQISLQASTSGGGGRGTYEIEDKINMRRTSYAGESSSRSSLPSGTKGSSDTRLNRRSLLAGHPFSTTSLVSRSSSISEVDFCELDENEDALLQEQKADAVAGSTSMDNPSTAVDVPTESSSMHPRLHRQKLQSKTNRGKTFRSMKNNKAVANIEVSHIEVEQELVTISPSVKVISSSSTPTGDGHQQNTFQLLLVPTSSCGPPSTSTASHFASGAPTRLGIHSRRGHLPNPSETRLMTTGTTTSNTKASLLHDGVDSTVKSSVGTVSVGVAVQVSTSSYVPAPRPATAALRSQHNRPVPPPVPPRNIRLTVNYPGSHSESTASGGGSSSYKPMHRGGPYREPPLMEESGDSATDNNNPIKSNKTSSSSVNKSKMTAGHYQQRPAPLSSSSEGPDEDSEAETNSRSGMMACVSNANDGTSIESLVMEETALLLPATLPTGRSLMRNITERDEDTLI, from the exons ATGGATTCCGGCAccaaacagaagaagaagaatgcaACTGATCAGCCGGTCTCCGAGGATATCGTCCCTCTGCACATTCAGACCTTCCTCTGGAGACAGACGAG TTCCTTTCTTCGCCCGAAAATCGGAAAAATGCATGAAGCCAGCTGCATT TTCTGCCAACAGGCGCCAGGCCATCAT GAGATGAAAGAGGCGTGCAAG TCGCTGGAGAAGATTCTCGTACAAAACATCCGAGTGGGTCTGTCGCCTAATTTCACCGAAGCCATTCGATCCATTTCCAGATGGAAGTTTGTCCAGTCTTCCCTTCCTCATGTGATGCTCTGCACCGCCCAGCTCATCgaacg GAAAGAGACTAATAATCTTCAGAATGTGGGCACAGCAGCCAGCAAACTTCTCTACACGCTACATTGGACTCTATTGGATGCGGCGGAAGAGTGCGCCGATGCGGATCGTGAAGCCGGCATCGCACCGCGGGAGCCATTTCCCTACATCTTCCCACTTACGTGCATCCag GAATTTGTTTACCTGTTTGCTCCGTTACGTCACCTGTTGAAAGAAGCCGATTTACAAAACTTCCGCCTGGAGAATGGACTTAAGATATGGCCAGCCCTTTGGGATTACCGCCATCCCAACGCTCAGTGCTTTACGGCACCCGTCAGGCCCAAAAAGAGCACCACAATTCGTAAGAAGGCCAACAATGCAGCAACGGGCAGCGTTGGTCCAGCGGCGGCCTTATCGGTGTCTAATCCTCCTACGATACCAACCGCAGCAGTCGTAACACCAGTTTCTGGCGCACCACTAACACCCAGGGAGACGGTGACGTTCAATGACGTGTTCATCG GATCGATCGATCGTGACAACGACATTGGGGATGCGCGTTCTCTCTTAGAGCTCGAT ACTGGAAGACTACCGAAAGATAACGAGTTCCCGGAAACTATTCCGGAAGAGACATCGAGCACGGAAGAAGAACACGTG GTGATTTTTCGATTGCCTTCAGCGCCCGATTCGGACGGCATTCGAGACTCTTCCATTTATCAG GCAGAATCGAGCATCATCCATCCCAGGAGCTACCTCACAGCTGATTACAATGGCGACAATGGTTCCCGCCTGCCCACCACTCCTGATCCCTCTTCAAGCAAAAG ATTACTGAACGTGGCGCAGGAATCGTGGTTCCAAAATGACACGATCGATCCTCAATATCCTCACAGGAGGTCTTCCGTCTTGGACGACATTACGGCCGCTACTTTTCTCGACGTGGCCGTTGTCCGTTGCCTTTTCATTCCTAGATGGTGCGAGGAAGGCGTTCACTGGGCCCTTCAGTTCCTTTTCTACAG ATTGCAGGAAATCAGCGAAGAAATGCGTTCCAGGTGCCCCCAGCGAAAGCGAAGCAGTTCACTTCCCGTCCCTAAAATAGAGGTTTCCCTCTGCTCTTCCAGTTACGACAGTAAAACCAAAGAGACACCTCTCAATGCGAAATCGGCAGACAGTTTCGATCAAAGCCGGCAATATTCAG GATCGTCTCCACCGGAGCAAACAGAGCGCAAGGAACAGGAAATCAACAGCGGGCAAGGCAACCACATGGCGAACACGGGTACGGGTGGAACGAAACGACGCAAAATGGCGGATTTGAAAGCGTTTGTCGAGACACGGCTTCTGTCACGTTCTCACGACAAGATGTTGGAGAAAATCGATTTCAAGAACTCTTCCACCGCCCATAATAATAGAAGGCAGCAGCTTCTATCCGCTCCGGAGACC CGTGAGGAGGAAAAGTATCCGCCGAGTGGCAAGAGGATCCTTGAAAAAGAGAATGCCATTCCACCACGTCCGTTGTCTGCTCTGGCCAGCGTCAGGGACGATAATGATTACGCCAGGCGTTCTTACTTGATGCAGGAACCTACCCCACTGGTCAAAGGCAAGAGCATGCCCAGTCTCAG TTGTCTTATTGATGAACTTGCGGCTTCTGG ATACTTGGGATGCTCTACCAGTGACCACAATCTCCCcttcaagaaaaaagacacCAAAGTATCAGCCGTCAGCAAGACAAATCCACCGCCGACGTCGCATCCAGTTATCACCGTCACTGATGCGAATTCATCGACTCCCGGTGGAGTTAAA GTGCATCATTATGGAACAGACGTGGAGGGAAGAGCGTCAGCTCCGACGAGCCCCTTGAACCGCTCGAGTACCGATTCCAACATTGTCTATCCCTTTGAAGACTTGCCGGAAGCCTCTGGGGCTTCTCACTTTGTCAACAAAGATGGAGGATTCGATTTGCACGTCATCTTGGAAGCCATTCACTCGGTTACATCACGAGCCGACGTCTGTTCTGTCCGCGTGTGCGAGACATCGCTCAGCGTCCTGGAACTTCTTCTAGATCTTGGGGTGGTCACCACTCCTGTCACATCGCCGAACATTTCCGGCGGCAATAAAGATGGCCACCAGCAGCAGGCCAGTGGGCTGTTGGGCCAAGTCGATCAGGAAGAACTTTCACGCCATTCTCACGGTGTTTGTGTAGACATTGTTGCCAGGGTGTTCCAGCACGTCGGCTGCCCGCATGGTTGCGGCGATTCTCGACGTGATCCGTCTTCCGATTTCATTCGTTCTCAAGGCCTTCTCTTAATGGCCCAATTGCACCGCATATCCGGCAAATACTTTCGATCCTTCCTTCGTCAAACGCTCATCTGCCGCTACACCCTTGTCGAGGTCATCGACTTTCTTCATGCCCTCGTCGGTTTCTGCGTTGATCCTGGCTTCGTCCTCTCGCCAATCA gtcaaaagagaaattcgcGACTAGGCGGAGATTCCGGGCAAGCTGGAATGAGTTATGTTCCAAATTTCAGCTCTCCCCGGACTATTGAAGGCCACGTTATTAACTGCATCTTCAAACCATTCGTCACTCGACTCACAGCGTCGTTAAAATTTCTGAAATCATCGGAGAATGTC GCGTTATACTGCGATGTTCGTCAATTGCTCGCCTATATCAAAGACGTCCATGGTGGAATCTTCCGGCGGGTGCTTCTCAGTGGGCTGCTGGATTCAGCCGCACGACCGCAGCAACCGCAAGACACTCCACCTGAAAACAGTGGCTTTTACAA ggaatGCCTGCAGCCGGCTGGAGACGATTGTGTAGCTCCTCCAGCTACTTTCTTCGTTGTTGACGAAACATCGGAAAAGAGCCGGAAGGGGAAAAAGAATACAag TGAAATGGATGGCTGGAATGAAGATGGGAATCTGATACGGAAAGGCTCTGTAGTTCACGCTCTGGCTTTGTCAGCGCAACGTTTCCGAGAGAAAGAAGCTAAAGTTAAACAGCGGTTCCCTGCAATGGGCAACCGCAGCAGCCGGAAGAGTTCCCAGAAATTAGGAATAG TTGGATGGATGCGCAAAGACCGCCGGTGCCAGGGGCCAAACACCCAAGGCACCGCAGACGAGCCGCTGGATGTCGCCCAGGCCGTAGCACCTTCTTTGTTGAAATTACAGCAAAGAGGAACAGGCAGCAA TAATGTGGGCGTCACCTTGCAAAAGGCCCGACGGCGAGTGGAGCATCATTTAACGCGCATCGGATTTGGAAAGAGCCGAAGGCAAATCATCAGCCGTGAAGCAACTCCAG atCCAAGTAGGCGAAACTCCCCTGAAATGGATGGAAATGGAAGAGAAATGTTTATGGTCATTcccagagagagaaaaatggtCTCTGGACCGGCGATTTACGACGGAATGCTTCGATTGAATTTCCTCTTGGAAGCTTGTCAACCAGGCACCATCCCGGATGCCAACCTCATTGCTGCCGTTCTTGATTTA CCACAATCTCCAGTGATAGCTCGGGCGGCATTTTTGCTGGAATGCGCTCATTTTGTCCATCGATGTAACCGAGGACAATGGCCGTCTTGGATGAAGTTGAATTTGCCTTTCTACAGACCTTCAGGGCCCTTGTCTAATCGTGGAACTCCATCCGGACAGAGACGAACTCACATTCTTCAGCGGTTGGGTGGTCGAATGTTTTTCACCTGGGCGGAG GCTATTGGAGTCCGGTTAGAAGAGATTTTGATTGATGATGCACTTTGTTGTGAAGACTATGACGCCCAAGCGCTCGATGAGCAACGGCAACGTATTCTTATGGATGAGGACGAAAATGAAGACTTTCTCGTTGAAG cGAGTGTCAATCCTTCCGGACGTGATTTCCCTTGGCCTCTACGGTTGGCCGCCTGTATGCTGCTCTTTGAAATTACCGCTTTTCTTCGCGACTCGTATCGCCGTCTTCCTCGTTCTACCCGCGTTTCTCTCCGGAGCAACGAGGCCAATAAATCGGGCGGTGGAAACAACACGGGTGGGAGTCTCAATGTCGCTTCCGGGTCTTTTAACGAGCAACAACGTGGGGGTAACCCGTCTGGCGGAGTCCCGTCGAGTGGAATAGTTGTCTCTAGTGGCGAATCTATCGTTCATCACTCGGTGGGTGGAGGTGTGGGAGGGGGATCGGGTTCCATAGCTTTGGCCACTTCTGTTGCGACTCCAGCAAGTAATACTGCCGGTGGAAGGCGATGGAGTATGGCACTTTCTTCCATGGGGCAATCTCAGAACTCGGCACAAAGTCTTCAATCCATTACCGGAGACGGGCATTCCATTG GTGGAGTTCCAGGGGAGCGTAAAATAAGTTTTGTACTTCACGAACCTGATGATGAATCGCTGGACAGTAGCAATACAACCCTCACATTTCAG GGTGACGACGCGTTGGAAGAAAAGCGCAATCGACGTCTTGCGCAAGGTCGACCCTATCTGCTTCGCAGAAGCACCATGAGCAATACGGGGTCGTTCAAGCGCAGGAGTTTAAAATTGAGACGAAGTCACAGGGAGTCTACCCGCCGTGGTGGTGATCAGTCCGACGCCGAATCCATCAAACGCTCCGATTCGATGCGATCCAAGCGCAAAGTGTCATCAATATCGGATCGCAGTGATATATCCGACGTGCACATGGATCACGATATCTCTGGGGAAGAGAGTCCCGGCATCCTTAGTGATGATGGCCAGCACGAAAGCCCGAGCGACGGTGCAGCGGACATCGAAGAGGGGATTTCTACTCGTGGAATGCCTTGGCTTAGA TCGGTTTTACTGCTGTCCAATTCATTCAACTATCAATGCACTCATCAACACGTCTGCCATCCTCGTTGCTTCCGGCGGCAAAGTCGAGCCTGTTCCAGGATGCTGAGCAGCGTTCGCAGGATCTATGGCGATGAGCCACAGCACCAGGAAGTCGTGGAATTTCTTAGTTTCAGTAAGAAACCTCGCCATCACAAGGACCacgacaagaaagaaaagatcaaCGCCAAAGGAGCTCAAAGTAGACCGGGATCACCTCTTCGACGTAGGGAAAGCGTtgccaataaaaaagaaag GTCTACCAATGACTTGCTATCAAAGGCGAGCTCTTGCCACAGTTCATCAGCGGCTCTGTCACGTGACCTAATCGAACATGACCAATGGGATCGAAGTAAAGTCATGGGATTGCAGTCCAAACATTTCCCCAACGAAAGCGATGCCGAAGaacataaaacaaagaaacggGAAGATCATCCCATGGTGAAATACATCAAattccag GTGATGGACCTCTTTCAAGCTCCCTTATTGGTTCTCGTCAAAAGTGCCACCGTCATGAACGACGAAGCCTTTCTCGATATCATCCCGATAGCTTGGGAGCTGTTACTTGATGTCCAAAAGGAAACAGTGGCCGCCGCGGCTGCCATGTTTATTTTGTCAGCCGTCCGCTGCCCAGAACCTGTTACGCTTCTTCTCAACGGTAGTCTTAGACATCCGGATGCCATTGAACGTTTCAAAGCGCTCCTGAA ATTTCAAGTGTTATGGCGGTCGAGGTATCAAGTCTGGCCTCGAATGGAAGAAGGTGCTGCCCACAGCTTTAAGGTGCCACCGCATGCTATAGAGTTTACCCTTCCATCGCCCAGGATTGGTGTGGAATCGCTGCAAGTGGTCGATCCTCCTTGGATGCCACACGTACGTACAAGAGTTCAAGAAGTAACGCTCAACCAGGACACGCATCGGTCGGTCGTGACGGCTACCAAGACACGTAAGAAGCAGCAAACTGAATTGGTCGAATCAGCTCTCAAGGCGGAAGAAGACAGAAAGTGTAGTGAAAGAGAAAACTTTTGCATCAGCGCCGTCCCTGTCACAATCCAGGCATCGTACGAACCAGCACTTCATCATTCAGGAGCGGATGATCATGACGACG CTGATGACGAGACTCAGCAGCAAAATCGAACTTCGGCCCAGCCATTACAAACAGCCCAAGTTCTCTTTCCATCATGCCTGTGTTCCGCCATCGTCCCCATAGTTGACCTCTTGGATGATTCGATTCTAACGCCAGATGGCGTGGCCGTCTGCGATTTGGCCAACCAG GTGCTGCATTCATGTTTGGTGGAAGACACTGCCCTCTTTTTGCGCCACGTTCTCGAGAAATTGACTCGCGAAAAGCAAGACGATATGTTTGCCATTTTACGCCGTCTCTTGCGCTTTGTGGCTTATCTGCCCCAACAGACTGCCTTTACTATCCACAATTATCTCATTGGTTACATCATGTTTTATGTTCGAACTCCAATGGAAGGTAGTCAAGATCTGGTCGGCAATGCTCTTTCGTTGTTATCTATG GTGGCACCAAGCGTTCAGGGTTTGTTGTTTAAGGATTTGAAGCAAATTTTGCGCAAGGAACAATGTGATGCTTCTATCCTGATCACCGCCAACGTTCCTTCAGCCAAAAAGATTGTAGTGCACGGACCAAATGAATCTGATTCCGGTGCTATTCCGTCCCAGTTCCCTATCCAGGAGGACACTCAGTTCTCGCAGATATTGCAAGAATCGCtcgatttcttttcaatcGACGAGCACAGGCAACGAGAATTTTTTCTCGTTGACTACCGTACCAATCAGATCCATAATCCTTCAGCCTACGTTCGGGACTATTACTTTTTCAAGCGATCGCAGTATCCACAGCTCAACTTGGTGCACATGGATCCCGTCAGAGCTCACGACGCTCTGCAGAAACAAGCCTTCACTGAAAAGATGGTGGAATTGGGCAAAGTGCAATTTGTCACTTCGGTCCTTAAAAGCTCCAATCAG ATTGTTGCCCGTGTTCTGTTTCTTCACGAGGAGCTGATGAAATTGCCTTCGTTTCCCCGGAAAGCCCTCGAAGCCGATCTGAGCCTATACAGCAACGGATGTATGGGCAAG GAATTGAGTGCCCTGGATTTCATGCACAAGCTAAGCTGGGTGAAACTCATTCGACAAATGTTTGAAGCCATGGTGGGTAACTTTGCCTACTCGGGTGACATCCACCTTTTCATCAACGTGATAAACGGAGCGTTGGTCCTCTATTGTGAAGACGCTGTAATGCTCCGTTTCTGTATGGCCACCTACATTAATGCAGGTCATCAGTTCCGCAACGTGTTCGCTTTGAACGG GTATTCCCTGATTATACCGACCATTTTGCGCATCTATTCCAACTATCAAAGCAATCCGCTTGTAGCGCGAACGGTCGAGTTCACGACGCAGCAATTTTACATTATGCACAGGAAGCCGTTCATGTTGCAACTGTTTGGAAGCGTGGCGCCTTTGCTCGACACGGACGCCAATGCCGTTTACGGCGATGCCAGCAAAGTTCGAGTGCAGAGCCTGTTCCGCCTCTTGCTGTCGCTGGAGCGCGTCGGCGTTGATCCGCTTCACTTACTGGACTTAGTCGCCGCTGAGAAACCTTTAAAAGCTCTTGATTTTTGTTATCATGGAGAATCGGATACCATCAACATCCTCGACTCTATTGCTATCGCCGTCATGGGCGCTTCCTACGCCATCGATACTCATAGAGGCCACCAACTATTG ATGATATTGGAAGCTATCGTTCCAGCCTATTTGAAACATTTGCAAACGAGCGCAGGACGTAAAGATCCCCGTACGGAAAAAGATATTCTTCATCAACTTGGAGTGGCGATGAAAACGCTCATCTCCAATGCGGAAGCATTGACAAA AAACTATTCTGGACCGCAGCGAACCTTTGAAAAATCGCCCAGTCAAAAGCCGCCAATGTCCAACAGATCGGCAACGCTGGCCACCACTATTGAAATTGACGAAGATTCTCATTCGAGATTCTTGGGTGACCATTTCCGAAGTTCTTCCGTACCGGATCGAGGAATCAATTCAAACAAAGACGATTCCGAGGCTCAATGGCAGGCCTTTCGCATGCCTCGGGCAACACTATTATCACTCGTCTCCGACTATTACGTCATGTGCAGTGCCCGTCTGACGGAATTAAATAGGAAACAAGGCCAAGACAAGACCAATGAGCCGCTAGATGTGAAATGCAACACG CGTTTAGCTGACATCGCCCACGCTCTTCTCAAAGTGTCTTCATACGATGCCACTACGATGGCCTGCCGGGGTCTTCAGCAGTATATGACTGTTTTGATGCCGAATGGCGATTGGTCGCAGGAGCCCATGAAGCAAGTGCTCAACACGTTATTCCGCCGG CTGGACAAgatattttctaaaatctacaAAATACCATCGATGAGG AAAAACTTGGACTGGGAGGCAGCCGCTTGTCTGCTCAAAGGCGTGTACCTGACTTTAAGAAAATCACCTTTCATCGTTCATGCCACGCCCTTGCGTTCCTTAATAACCACTTGTCAG tCTCTCATTTTGGGTGACCTTTCGGCTAGCATGTCAGCTGTTGATGGCGGCTCCCCAATTCATTCTCGTAGTGGTGGTGGAGGAGCCACCCGGCGTTCCTCATTAGCCCCACCGCCTGCCTTTTCTTCCATCGTTGTCCAACTGGTTGCCATGCAGATCTTGGCCCTGGGg GAAACGTACTCACTGGAACAGGCGTGCGGTGGAAATTTTGTCTTCCCCACAGCAGAACGGACCGAGTCCATCTTGCTCAATTTGCTTTTACCATTATGTTTGAGAGTTGGATCCGGACGTAAAG ATGCACCTCGAGTTCGCCAGTCAGACATTAGTTTCGCATTGACGGTCGTCCTACACGCTCTAAGCCCACCTTCGACGCAACACGCACGAATGGTAGCCACAAAGAACATCAGTTCATCCGGCGCTGCAACGGCCGGTAGCGGCGGGGGTAGTGGAGGAGGTACCGGTGTTGGTAGTGGTGATGGATCACGAGGTGGATCGCTCAGTGTGCACAGCGGAGGAGGAACACATCCGCAACAACAACGTTGCAGCAGCAACCGCGCGACGCTCCTCCAAGTGGCTTTTCTCGGCATGAAGGTCTTGATGACTTGCTTCAATCATCAGCTGTCGCTGGATTGGCCGAGGGTTGCCCGTTGCATCCGCGAAATAGGCGATCGTCGAGGCGACGGAGGATCGGcgttttggaattttttgatttttgtagCCACCCAGAGAGGGCCCCTCTTTCCTCTCATTCTGCCACTGATGTGGAACAAA ATTACTGTGCCAGTCGACGGGCAAGAAGAACAAATCCTTCGGGATTTATTGCGTCAAAAGTTGTACGGATCGTCTGAAATTAGTCCACTTCCGTCTGGCGAATTGATGGACCATTTTCTGGCCGAATTGATGATCCTCAATGATGAAGTCACCAATCAAAGAGAAG ACGAAGCGGAAAATGATAACCGAAGAAGCATGATGGCTGACGGGCGAAGTGAAATATCCAATGCCAGCGGCAATTCTCGCCGGCCGACCATGGATTCTAACATGTCGCGTGAAAGGTCCTACATGTCGAGAGATATTAACTTACTCATCGCTCCTCCAGGAG TGGGACTGGCGATGACGAGCTCCAACGTGGCCCAGAATTTACGACGTCAATGGAGTGTCCGCAGCGAAAACCGATCCATCATTCCTGGAGTTGGGATGACTCAACGTCAAATCAGCCTACAAGCCAGTACTAGTGGCG GTGGTGGTCGGGGCACTTACGAAATTGAGGATAAGATCAACATGCGACGGACAAGTTACGCAGGAGAGTCATCGAGCCGTTCAAGTTTGCCATCAG gaacaaaaggATCGTCCGATACGCGATTAAATAGGCGATCGCTTCTTGCTGGCCATCCGTTTTCCACTACCAGTTTGGTCTCACGTTCGTCGTCTATTTCTGAAGTGGATTTCTGTGAACTCGATGAAAACGAAGACGCTTTACTGCAGGAACAAAAAGCAG ATGCCGTTGCAGGTTCGACGTCGATGGATAATCCATCAACGGCGGTTGACGTGCCAACGGAATCGTCATCGATGCATCCGCGTCTACACCGCCAGAAATTGCAGAGCAAAACCAATCGCGGGAAAACATTCCGAtcgatgaaaaataataaagccGTGGCCAATATCGAG gtaTCGCATATCGAAGTGGAACAGGAATTGGTGACCATTAGTCCATCGGTCAAGGTgatttcttcctcttccacTCCAACTGGGGATGGCCATCAACAAAACACGTTCCAGTTGCTTCTCGTACCGACTTCCAGCTGTGGACCACCATCGACGTCTACGGCCAGTCATTTCGCTAGTGGAGCACCGACGCGTTTGGGCATTCACAGCCGTCGTGGACATCTTCCCAATCCGTCAGAAACGCGTTTAATGACCACTGGAACAACAACGTCAAATACGAAAGCTTCTCTGTTACACGATGGAGTCGACTCGACTGTCAAGTCATCGGTGGGCACAGTGTCTGTGGGCGTGGCTGTCCAAGTGTCGACTTCGTCTTACGTTCCAGCACCGAGGCCAGCAACTGCAGCATTGAGGAGTCAACATAATCGACCAGTACCTCCTCCCGTTCCACCGAGGAACATCCGTTTGACAGTCAACTATCCTGGAAGTCATAGCGAGTCGACGGCCAGTGGCGGAGGCAGCTCTTCGTACAAACCCATGCATCGGGGCGGACCGTATCGCGAACCGCCTTTAATGGAAGAGAGCGGCGATTCGGCGACGGACAACAACAATCCGATCAAGAGCAACAAAACTTCTTCATCTAGTGTCAACAAATCCAAAATGACTGCTGGACATTATCAACAACGTCCAGCTCCCTTGTCCAGCAGTAGCGAGGGCCCCGATGAAGATTCCGAAGCGGAAACGAATAGCCGCAGTGGGATGATGGCCTGCGTATCAAATGCCAACGATGGCACTTCCATCGAATCGCTGGTGATGGAAGAGACGGCCCTTTTATTGCCGGCCACGTTACCAACAGGTCGATCTCTTATGCGTAATATTACCGAACGTGACGAGGACACACTCATTTAG